One Dictyoglomus thermophilum H-6-12 DNA window includes the following coding sequences:
- a CDS encoding RraA family protein, with protein MNFSEKENLELIELFKGLRVADVRDGLDYLLLHNNFSIPYTIKPLFRIRVVGIAKTVRYIPYRGEIPKLTPEEYSEWMGYYYTHICPYPWLEEVKKGDFIVIDQSSVDAGLMGSNNSLYGFSKGVVGYLTNGGPRDTDELILQKIPFWSKFVSQKTVIGRLQYDAMDIPINIEGVTVNPGDVIIADGDGVLVVPRDKAPVVAELARKELNLDKDSRRKLYDKMGWNYDNTVL; from the coding sequence ATGAATTTTAGTGAGAAAGAAAATCTCGAACTAATCGAATTATTTAAAGGATTACGAGTAGCGGATGTAAGAGATGGACTAGATTATCTTCTCTTACACAATAATTTTAGCATCCCTTACACCATAAAACCTTTATTTAGAATCAGAGTAGTTGGCATAGCAAAAACAGTAAGATATATACCCTATAGAGGAGAAATACCTAAATTAACTCCAGAAGAATATTCTGAATGGATGGGCTATTATTATACCCATATCTGTCCCTATCCTTGGCTTGAAGAGGTAAAAAAAGGAGATTTTATTGTGATAGATCAAAGCAGTGTAGACGCAGGTCTCATGGGATCAAATAACTCTTTATATGGATTTTCAAAAGGAGTAGTTGGATACCTTACAAATGGAGGACCAAGAGATACCGATGAGCTTATTCTACAAAAGATTCCCTTTTGGAGCAAATTTGTCTCTCAAAAAACTGTTATTGGAAGATTACAATATGATGCCATGGACATTCCTATAAATATAGAGGGAGTAACAGTCAACCCTGGGGATGTAATTATCGCAGATGGCGATGGAGTTTTAGTAGTTCCTAGGGATAAAGCCCCTGTAGTAGCAGAACTTGCAAGAAAGGAACTTAATTTAGATAAAGATTCAAGAAGGAAGTTATACGATAAAATGGGATGGAATTACGACAATACCGTTTTATAA
- a CDS encoding PPC domain-containing DNA-binding protein: protein MKAFHLSSSSSQDVLILNFYPGELLLETIISYLKENKIKNSCVISGIGTLKRLSFHRVLTTEEKPKNEYITLEGPFELSSTQGLIINYEPHLHFVASDLRNTYSGHLEYNSQVLYLAEFTLLILDSKNHNLVRKLKENNISFIEEV from the coding sequence ATGAAAGCCTTTCATTTGTCCTCATCCTCTTCACAAGACGTTTTAATACTCAACTTTTATCCTGGAGAGTTATTATTAGAAACAATCATAAGTTACTTAAAAGAAAATAAAATAAAAAATAGCTGTGTTATAAGTGGAATAGGAACTTTAAAGAGACTCTCTTTTCATCGGGTTTTAACCACTGAGGAGAAGCCTAAGAATGAATATATAACTCTTGAAGGTCCTTTTGAGCTATCATCAACTCAAGGTTTAATAATAAACTATGAGCCTCACCTACATTTTGTTGCTTCAGACCTTAGAAACACATATTCGGGACATCTTGAATATAATTCTCAGGTTTTATATCTAGCAGAGTTTACCTTACTAATCTTAGACAGCAAAAATCATAACTTGGTCAGAAAACTGAAAGAGAATAATATATCTTTTATAGAGGAGGTTTAA
- a CDS encoding GntR family transcriptional regulator: MGISPLVKEKIKEELLKIIESSRKDDYVKISSERELAQIFAVSRTTIRSVIKELIEEGMLVQIQGKGTYITPKTEKFVYVLNSPDLKSDDPFYSKFFVELTNKLTKKGFNLNFISMDRIARKKDKEVPVLIIGVINDGTIEKLKNNFRYLISIEQYFNHDEIIQISVDDYRIGWSAAEALIKRNHDYIIHLCGPERYTAPRLRKLGFWDRVKIEPKVKYEIIEGKMNYKSGYELGEKVLEIFNKEKRSKIGIFAANDWMAIGLMQRLKEAGVIAGRDLSVIGCDDVPLSTEVVPNLTTFKWDIEKIVEEILGVLSDIINKRKSVFDKRVLVPAEFVIRQTLMD; the protein is encoded by the coding sequence ATGGGTATATCGCCTTTAGTTAAAGAGAAAATTAAAGAGGAGTTGCTGAAAATAATTGAAAGTAGTAGAAAAGATGACTATGTAAAAATCTCTTCTGAGAGAGAACTGGCTCAAATCTTTGCTGTGAGTAGGACCACTATAAGAAGTGTGATAAAGGAACTAATAGAAGAAGGAATGTTAGTACAAATTCAAGGGAAAGGAACTTATATAACCCCTAAAACAGAAAAATTTGTTTATGTTTTGAATTCTCCAGATTTAAAAAGCGATGATCCTTTTTACTCTAAATTTTTTGTGGAATTAACGAATAAACTTACAAAAAAAGGTTTTAATTTGAATTTTATATCCATGGATAGAATTGCTCGAAAAAAAGACAAGGAAGTGCCAGTACTCATTATAGGGGTAATTAATGACGGAACTATTGAAAAACTTAAAAATAATTTCAGATATTTAATTTCTATTGAGCAGTATTTTAATCATGATGAAATCATTCAGATTTCTGTAGATGATTATAGAATAGGTTGGTCTGCGGCAGAGGCCCTCATTAAGAGAAATCACGATTATATTATTCATCTTTGTGGACCAGAGAGATATACGGCACCTCGTTTAAGAAAGTTGGGCTTTTGGGATAGAGTTAAAATTGAGCCTAAGGTAAAATATGAAATAATTGAGGGAAAGATGAATTATAAATCGGGTTATGAATTAGGTGAAAAGGTCTTAGAGATTTTTAATAAAGAGAAAAGAAGTAAAATTGGAATTTTTGCTGCAAATGACTGGATGGCTATAGGCTTGATGCAGAGGTTGAAAGAGGCTGGTGTTATAGCAGGTAGGGACTTAAGCGTTATTGGATGTGATGATGTTCCTTTATCGACGGAGGTTGTTCCTAATTTGACTACTTTTAAATGGGATATTGAGAAAATTGTGGAAGAAATTTTGGGGGTTTTGAGTGATATAATAAACAAAAGAAAGTCTGTTTTTGATAAAAGAGTTCTTGTGCCTGCTGAATTTGTAATAAGACAGACTCTAATGGATTGA
- a CDS encoding sugar ABC transporter substrate-binding protein, whose translation MKKLGYVLILISLMILFLSLTGAQTNKITVWCSEKQVDILQRLGEEFKAKYGVSVDVQYVEFGSIKPNFLTAAPQGKGADIIVGAHDWVGELVVNGLLEPISQFKDQNQFYATALNAFSYGGKLYGLPYAMEAIALIYNKDYVKLPPSTFDSLISTAKRIDTAYKGRVRGFITSGTEFYYVAPVLFGYGGYVFKETPKGLDVSDIGLANPGAIKGAKLWKRLFDEKILTPGDNYQIMDSMFKEGKAAMIINGPWAVKAYKDAGINYGVTVIPSLEKGVVAKPFVGVQGFMINAKSPNKILARDFVLNYIATKDTMYKIYLADPRIPARKDVLSMIKDNPDIVGFTKSAANGIPMPNVPEMAFVWSAMNDALNLIANGKATPEEALENAVKAIKAQIKK comes from the coding sequence ATGAAAAAATTAGGTTATGTATTAATTTTAATCTCTTTAATGATTCTTTTCCTTAGTTTGACGGGAGCACAAACTAATAAGATTACTGTTTGGTGCTCTGAAAAGCAGGTAGATATTCTCCAAAGATTAGGAGAGGAATTTAAGGCTAAATATGGAGTCAGTGTTGACGTTCAATATGTAGAATTTGGCTCTATTAAGCCTAATTTTTTAACGGCTGCTCCTCAGGGTAAAGGGGCAGATATAATTGTGGGTGCTCATGATTGGGTAGGTGAACTGGTAGTAAATGGCTTATTGGAACCTATTAGTCAGTTCAAAGATCAAAATCAATTTTATGCTACAGCTTTGAATGCCTTCTCTTATGGTGGTAAACTCTATGGTTTGCCCTATGCTATGGAGGCTATTGCACTAATCTATAACAAAGATTATGTAAAGCTTCCACCTTCTACTTTTGATTCCTTAATCTCAACTGCAAAAAGAATAGATACTGCTTATAAAGGAAGGGTTAGAGGCTTCATAACTAGTGGAACAGAATTCTACTATGTAGCACCTGTTCTTTTTGGTTATGGTGGTTATGTATTTAAAGAGACACCAAAAGGTCTTGATGTTTCTGATATTGGTCTTGCGAATCCTGGAGCTATAAAAGGCGCAAAACTTTGGAAGAGGCTTTTTGATGAAAAGATTTTAACACCTGGAGATAATTATCAGATAATGGATTCCATGTTTAAAGAAGGAAAGGCAGCAATGATTATTAATGGACCATGGGCTGTCAAGGCTTATAAAGATGCAGGTATAAATTATGGGGTAACTGTAATACCAAGCTTAGAGAAAGGTGTAGTGGCAAAGCCTTTTGTAGGGGTTCAGGGATTTATGATAAATGCAAAATCTCCTAATAAGATTCTTGCAAGAGATTTCGTACTCAACTATATAGCTACAAAAGATACAATGTACAAGATTTATCTGGCAGATCCAAGAATTCCTGCAAGAAAAGATGTCCTTTCTATGATTAAAGATAATCCTGATATAGTTGGTTTCACAAAGAGTGCAGCAAATGGTATACCTATGCCTAACGTTCCTGAAATGGCTTTTGTTTGGAGTGCTATGAATGATGCTCTTAACTTAATTGCAAATGGGAAGGCAACTCCTGAGGAAGCTTTAGAAAATGCAGTGAAAGCAATAAAAGCTCAAATTAAGAAGTAA
- a CDS encoding ABC transporter permease subunit, protein MLKLTKFVLWFLLALVNALLFWAGVYLIQNYYYELGAIIIIALILIDFFIFNPKAYPYRYTIPALIFLFLLVIYPIYFTIKTAFTNYGTGHIFTRQEAVERLLYDPNYTYVVEKNPIDFKIFAVYKDEKPTESFLVLFKIGGETYLGKMPIPTVRKGTEVLLREGKLYKITSSKVTIDGVSYEFQPTLKDVNQIISKDKVYKLLYSSEDLSLERNTYYFILLIQKYLSNAEYIDQETGRIVGVKVDTDGRWKFFFINRLYRLSFEEVKAGDKTYKKSVIINTKTQKPLIEEKGSFYDLDENGNRVFLIGYTAFVGLENFERIFKDERISKPFLNIFIWTVEWSLFTVLLSFSIGLIFALALNNRRLKGRNVYRTLLIIPWAIPYFISVLTWKNGIFNETYGILNKIILPMIGLNPIKWFNDPFWAKVICIIVNTWLTFPYMMTISLGALQSIPDELYEVAAIDGAGRFARFRYITLPMLLTIVAPLLISSFAYTFNNFTLIYLLTAGGPPMVSATTPAGHTDILISYVYKLAFEGRGQEFGFASAISILIFFLVAGISLINFKISGSFEEVRGE, encoded by the coding sequence ATGTTAAAATTAACAAAATTTGTCTTATGGTTTTTATTAGCGTTAGTTAATGCTCTTCTTTTTTGGGCAGGAGTATACCTGATTCAAAACTATTATTATGAACTTGGCGCAATTATAATAATTGCTTTAATCCTTATAGATTTTTTTATATTTAATCCTAAAGCTTATCCTTATAGGTATACAATTCCTGCTCTTATTTTTTTATTTTTACTTGTCATTTATCCCATATACTTTACCATAAAAACTGCTTTTACTAACTACGGAACTGGACACATATTTACTCGTCAAGAAGCTGTTGAGAGATTATTATACGATCCTAATTATACTTATGTGGTTGAGAAAAATCCTATAGACTTTAAAATTTTTGCTGTTTACAAGGATGAAAAGCCTACAGAATCCTTTCTTGTGTTATTTAAAATAGGTGGAGAGACATATTTGGGGAAAATGCCTATTCCTACTGTAAGGAAAGGCACTGAAGTTTTGCTTAGGGAAGGTAAACTTTATAAAATAACTTCTTCTAAGGTAACAATAGATGGAGTATCTTACGAGTTTCAGCCTACTCTAAAAGATGTGAATCAAATAATTTCTAAGGATAAAGTTTACAAATTGCTATATTCTTCTGAGGATCTCAGTTTAGAGAGAAATACTTATTATTTCATCTTGTTAATACAAAAATATCTTTCTAATGCGGAGTATATAGATCAAGAAACAGGAAGAATAGTGGGAGTTAAGGTAGATACTGATGGTAGGTGGAAATTCTTTTTTATCAATAGGCTATATCGCCTTTCTTTTGAAGAAGTAAAAGCAGGTGATAAGACTTATAAAAAGAGTGTAATAATAAACACAAAGACTCAAAAACCCTTGATAGAGGAGAAAGGATCTTTTTATGATCTTGACGAAAATGGCAATAGGGTTTTCTTGATAGGTTATACTGCCTTTGTAGGGTTGGAGAACTTTGAGAGAATCTTTAAAGATGAGAGAATATCTAAACCCTTTTTAAATATTTTTATATGGACTGTGGAATGGTCTTTATTTACCGTACTATTATCCTTCTCTATAGGCCTTATTTTTGCTCTTGCTTTAAACAACAGAAGATTAAAGGGTAGAAATGTTTATAGAACACTTTTGATAATTCCTTGGGCAATCCCCTATTTTATATCGGTTTTGACATGGAAAAATGGTATATTCAATGAGACTTATGGAATTCTAAATAAGATAATACTTCCTATGATAGGATTGAATCCAATAAAATGGTTTAATGATCCCTTCTGGGCAAAGGTAATATGCATAATTGTTAATACTTGGCTTACATTTCCCTATATGATGACCATATCTTTAGGAGCTCTCCAGTCAATTCCTGATGAACTTTATGAGGTGGCTGCGATTGATGGTGCTGGAAGATTTGCAAGATTTAGATACATAACCCTTCCTATGCTTTTAACTATTGTAGCTCCTCTTTTAATAAGTAGTTTTGCCTATACTTTCAATAATTTTACTCTAATTTATCTCTTAACAGCAGGTGGTCCTCCAATGGTTTCTGCAACCACGCCAGCTGGACATACTGATATTTTGATATCCTATGTTTATAAGCTTGCTTTTGAGGGAAGAGGTCAAGAGTTTGGTTTTGCAAGTGCTATTTCTATTTTGATATTTTTCTTAGTTGCTGGTATAAGTTTGATCAATTTCAAAATATCGGGTTCTTTTGAAGAGGTAAGAGGTGAATAG
- a CDS encoding sugar ABC transporter permease, giving the protein MVEKKTYWLTHIVLWILIPIILFPVVWVVSTSIRRDEAAFSTKIFSSRVSLQNYKDLIAPEKNMPALVQEIQNLIMLTPPYDNWDRKRIEREIERDISALKSYIEETNTRYNEVEKNYKALNDYLSLKTDNIKTSLYELIESLKEYLEKNLPKEGKEGDLSLKLSKLKKLREKIEELNSKIYQNRVKYNRFLEKLSLIQREILEIDKKINALNNEVVSLNSKFSDFSLVSYKENSYIEEAQSALISKLSRYSDFSLVTQNIKNLYQKLKYLSPKDIEYTYLQTSLFKISKELNNLIDQFDKKVVELSAYDKKIALLNQENEFLEMQKELLQGQEENIEEEVKPLTKIDKLKEFISSLDSKLNKIQMFGNLDDLVNEVSNWESEFREFVTSYIIDYGRDSLSSKIESTAEGLKWFNDYKTLKERFVSFSSYLSKNLEKASDLTSRIENKWREVFEKNLQGNRLYLSELDDLYNLIKTDFVNFVSANMNIVSKKAGDLMDIIPFKEAKKWLDRIDNGVFRIDQIWKQKTKHYFLKWVRNSILVSGIAAIITTLICSLAAYPFSRMRFWGRRYGILTLLLIQMFPSAVYMIAIYTLLNILGRFIPFLGLDTLSGLTFVYLGNIAYNMYLIKGYYDTIPDSLEESAMIDGATRFQTFYKIVLPLARPILTVVVILTFMNIFNEFIFARIILQDAQKYTYAIGLWTFSSGPYQTEWGLFTAAALLGMLPMTILFLSLQRYIVSGLTKGAVKG; this is encoded by the coding sequence ATGGTTGAGAAAAAGACTTATTGGTTAACTCATATTGTTTTATGGATCTTAATTCCTATTATATTGTTTCCAGTGGTCTGGGTGGTTAGTACTTCTATAAGGAGAGATGAGGCTGCTTTTTCTACTAAGATCTTCTCTTCAAGGGTATCCTTACAAAATTATAAAGATCTCATTGCTCCCGAGAAGAATATGCCTGCTCTTGTTCAGGAAATTCAAAATCTTATAATGTTAACACCACCTTATGATAATTGGGACAGAAAGAGGATTGAAAGAGAGATAGAAAGGGATATTTCTGCTTTGAAGTCATATATAGAAGAGACTAATACCAGGTATAACGAGGTAGAGAAGAACTATAAAGCCCTAAACGATTATTTGTCTTTAAAAACCGATAACATTAAGACAAGCCTATACGAGTTAATAGAAAGCTTAAAGGAATATTTAGAAAAAAATCTTCCTAAGGAAGGAAAAGAAGGTGATCTATCTTTAAAATTATCCAAGTTAAAAAAGCTAAGGGAAAAGATTGAAGAATTAAACAGTAAAATATATCAGAATAGGGTTAAATATAATAGGTTTTTGGAAAAACTTAGTTTAATTCAGAGAGAGATCTTAGAGATAGATAAAAAAATTAATGCCCTGAATAATGAAGTTGTAAGTCTAAATAGTAAGTTTAGTGATTTCTCGCTGGTAAGTTATAAAGAAAATTCTTATATTGAAGAAGCACAATCTGCTCTAATTAGTAAACTATCCCGATACTCAGATTTTAGTTTAGTGACCCAGAATATTAAAAATCTTTATCAAAAATTGAAATATCTTTCACCAAAGGATATTGAATACACTTATCTTCAAACGTCTCTTTTTAAAATTTCTAAAGAGCTTAATAATTTGATTGATCAATTTGATAAGAAAGTTGTAGAGTTAAGCGCATATGATAAAAAAATTGCACTTTTAAATCAAGAGAACGAATTTCTTGAGATGCAGAAGGAGCTTCTTCAAGGTCAAGAAGAGAACATAGAGGAAGAGGTAAAGCCATTAACGAAGATTGATAAGTTAAAGGAGTTTATATCTTCTCTTGATAGTAAGTTAAATAAAATTCAGATGTTTGGTAACTTAGACGATTTGGTTAATGAAGTCTCTAATTGGGAGAGTGAATTTAGAGAATTTGTTACCTCATATATTATTGATTACGGAAGAGATAGTTTAAGCTCAAAGATTGAAAGTACTGCGGAAGGATTAAAGTGGTTTAATGATTACAAAACTTTGAAGGAAAGATTTGTAAGCTTTTCTTCTTACTTAAGTAAAAATTTAGAAAAGGCTAGCGATTTAACATCTAGAATAGAAAATAAATGGAGAGAAGTTTTTGAGAAGAATCTTCAAGGGAATAGATTATATCTTTCTGAGCTTGATGATTTATACAATTTAATAAAGACTGATTTTGTAAATTTTGTAAGTGCTAACATGAATATTGTATCTAAAAAGGCTGGAGATCTAATGGATATAATTCCTTTTAAAGAAGCAAAGAAATGGCTTGATAGAATAGATAACGGAGTATTTAGAATAGATCAAATTTGGAAACAAAAGACAAAACATTACTTTTTAAAATGGGTTAGAAATTCTATCTTGGTATCAGGAATAGCAGCTATTATAACTACTTTAATATGTTCTCTTGCAGCCTATCCATTTAGTAGGATGAGATTTTGGGGCAGGAGATATGGTATTTTGACTCTTCTTCTTATTCAGATGTTTCCTAGTGCAGTTTATATGATTGCTATATATACTCTACTTAATATCCTGGGTAGATTTATTCCATTTCTTGGGCTCGATACTCTTTCAGGTCTTACCTTTGTTTATTTGGGAAATATTGCCTATAACATGTATCTTATAAAAGGATATTATGATACTATACCTGATTCTCTTGAAGAATCCGCTATGATTGATGGAGCCACCAGGTTTCAAACTTTTTACAAGATTGTATTACCTTTAGCAAGACCTATCCTAACTGTTGTGGTGATTCTTACATTTATGAATATCTTTAATGAGTTTATCTTTGCACGAATAATCCTTCAAGATGCTCAGAAATATACTTATGCTATTGGTCTATGGACTTTCTCTTCAGGGCCCTATCAAACAGAGTGGGGGTTATTTACTGCTGCTGCTCTTCTTGGTATGTTACCTATGACTATATTATTCCTATCTTTGCAAAGGTATATTGTAAGTGGTTTGACTAAAGGAGCAGTTAAAGGATAG
- a CDS encoding glycosyl hydrolase 53 family protein, which translates to MRKLTILILMGVFMLTLGYAETKVVVNPIENISKDFIKGIDISMLYEIEKNGGKFFDNGVQKDPLQILKDHGVNWVRVRIWNDPYDEKGNPYGGGNCEYKSMTELAKRAKALGLKVLVDFHYSDFWADPGKQEKPKAWKNLKGKALEKAVSDFTYQVIKYMRDNRALPDMVQIGNEVNNGFLWPDGKLIGDDAGGFENFVRLFNAGASAVRKVDKNIKIAVHLAEGGNSALFRWFFGNVLSLKMDFDVIGVSYYPYWHGTLDELRENLNSIALWLNKEIAIFETAYAWTLDDADGHPNIFGGDLWKIGGYKPTIQGQATAIRDIMDVIANIPNNKGLGIFYWEGCWIPVKGAGWKQGEGNPWENQALFDFKGNALPSLDVFNLVYRKEKVYSKPIEVLSEINIKISTGEIPNLPEKVKVLFDDDSIRSMKVKWDVIDPKLIATPGEFKLKGIIDEVQKEIYANIQVSGQKNYIQNPSFESGTLFPWKVEGDISAVKVVKATPPQNAKSGDYALNYWLDKPFKFELYQVVKDLKPGKYKVSFWIQGGGGENLVRFKVSGYGGEDRYIDITNTGWLEWKNPTISNIEVTTGEIKISIIVDGNTGNWAWIDDFELKEQE; encoded by the coding sequence ATGAGAAAACTAACTATATTAATTTTGATGGGGGTTTTTATGCTAACTTTGGGATATGCCGAAACTAAGGTAGTTGTAAATCCTATAGAAAATATATCCAAAGATTTCATTAAGGGCATTGATATATCAATGTTGTATGAGATTGAGAAAAATGGAGGAAAGTTTTTTGATAATGGGGTTCAAAAAGATCCGCTTCAAATACTAAAGGATCACGGAGTTAATTGGGTGAGAGTAAGGATATGGAATGATCCTTACGATGAGAAAGGCAATCCTTATGGTGGAGGAAATTGCGAATATAAAAGTATGACCGAACTTGCTAAGAGAGCAAAAGCTCTGGGATTAAAAGTACTTGTGGATTTTCATTACAGCGATTTTTGGGCTGATCCTGGTAAACAGGAAAAGCCAAAGGCGTGGAAAAATTTAAAAGGTAAAGCCCTTGAAAAAGCAGTTTCTGATTTTACATATCAGGTGATTAAGTACATGAGAGATAATAGAGCTTTACCTGATATGGTGCAGATTGGTAACGAAGTTAATAATGGTTTTTTGTGGCCTGATGGTAAGCTTATTGGAGATGATGCAGGAGGTTTTGAGAATTTTGTTAGGTTGTTCAATGCTGGAGCAAGTGCTGTAAGAAAAGTGGATAAGAATATTAAGATAGCTGTGCATCTTGCTGAAGGTGGAAATAGTGCATTATTTAGATGGTTTTTTGGAAATGTTTTAAGTTTAAAAATGGACTTTGATGTTATCGGAGTATCTTATTATCCCTACTGGCATGGCACCTTGGATGAATTGAGGGAAAATTTAAACAGTATTGCTCTCTGGTTGAATAAGGAGATAGCAATTTTTGAGACTGCTTATGCATGGACTTTAGATGATGCTGATGGACATCCAAACATTTTTGGTGGAGACCTGTGGAAGATAGGAGGATATAAGCCTACAATTCAAGGACAAGCTACAGCTATAAGGGACATAATGGATGTAATAGCTAATATACCAAATAATAAAGGTTTAGGAATATTCTATTGGGAGGGTTGTTGGATACCTGTAAAGGGAGCAGGATGGAAGCAAGGAGAAGGCAATCCATGGGAAAATCAAGCTCTATTTGATTTTAAAGGGAATGCTCTTCCATCTTTAGATGTGTTTAATCTTGTTTATAGAAAAGAGAAGGTTTATTCAAAACCAATAGAAGTTTTGTCCGAGATAAATATAAAAATTTCTACAGGAGAGATACCTAATTTGCCTGAAAAGGTTAAAGTGCTATTTGATGATGACTCAATTAGAAGTATGAAAGTTAAATGGGATGTTATTGATCCAAAACTTATTGCAACTCCTGGAGAGTTTAAGTTAAAAGGAATTATTGATGAAGTACAAAAAGAAATATATGCAAATATTCAGGTGAGTGGTCAGAAAAATTATATACAGAATCCAAGCTTTGAATCTGGAACTCTTTTCCCTTGGAAGGTTGAAGGAGATATCTCTGCTGTAAAGGTTGTAAAGGCAACTCCTCCTCAGAATGCAAAGTCAGGGGATTACGCTCTTAACTATTGGCTTGATAAGCCTTTTAAGTTTGAGTTATACCAGGTTGTTAAGGATCTTAAACCTGGTAAATATAAGGTTAGTTTTTGGATTCAAGGTGGCGGAGGAGAAAATTTAGTAAGGTTTAAAGTTAGTGGATACGGGGGTGAAGATAGATATATTGACATAACTAATACTGGTTGGTTAGAGTGGAAAAATCCTACTATAAGCAATATTGAAGTTACTACGGGAGAGATTAAAATAAGTATAATAGTGGATGGAAATACTGGAAACTGGGCATGGATAGATGATTTTGAGTTGAAAGAACAAGAGTAG
- a CDS encoding ABC transporter substrate-binding protein: MKKYIVFLLVLLLFVSFANSQTPKRGGTLVFGRGGDSVKLDPINVTDGESLRVTHQIFDTLVKYKPNNTEVVPSLAVKWTVSKDQKVWTFYLRKGVKFHDGTPFNAQAVKFNFDRWRDPKNPYHFGGEFEYWGYMFGGFPGIVKSVDVIDDYTVKITLTKPLAPFLSNLAMPCFAIASPTAIKKYKEDFFKNPVGTGPFKFVSWIKGDKIVLEANKNYWDGAPYLDKIIFRSIPDNSARFMELEAGTVDIIDGINPEDVERVKQNKNLQLFIRPSLNVCYIAMNMDKKPFDDIRVRLAINYAIDKKAIVDAYYPKGFAMVAKNPIPPSLWGYNDKIQDYSYDPEKAKKLLAEAGYPNGFKTTLWAMPVNRPYIPQPMKVAEAVQSYLKAVGIDAEIVTYDWGTYLQKTENGEHDMAFLGWTGDNGDPDNFFYVLLDKDNAVKGSAGNIAFYRSDELHEILIKAQTISNQKERAKLYEKACEIVHRDVPWVILAHTMPPLAGKKTVHNYIPHATGSEPLNKVWKE, from the coding sequence ATGAAGAAGTATATAGTTTTTTTATTGGTTTTATTGCTTTTCGTAAGTTTTGCTAACTCTCAAACCCCCAAAAGAGGTGGTACACTAGTTTTTGGAAGAGGGGGAGATTCGGTTAAGTTGGATCCAATAAATGTTACTGATGGTGAATCTTTAAGAGTTACTCATCAAATTTTTGATACTTTAGTGAAGTATAAGCCTAATAATACCGAAGTAGTACCCTCTTTAGCTGTAAAATGGACAGTATCAAAAGATCAAAAGGTTTGGACCTTTTATCTTAGAAAGGGAGTAAAATTTCATGATGGTACTCCCTTTAATGCTCAGGCAGTAAAATTTAATTTTGATAGATGGAGAGATCCTAAGAATCCTTATCATTTTGGGGGAGAATTTGAATACTGGGGATATATGTTTGGTGGATTTCCAGGGATTGTTAAATCTGTAGATGTAATAGATGATTATACGGTAAAAATTACTTTAACAAAACCTTTAGCACCGTTTCTTTCTAACCTTGCAATGCCATGCTTTGCCATAGCGAGTCCTACAGCTATTAAGAAATATAAGGAAGATTTCTTTAAAAATCCCGTAGGAACAGGACCTTTTAAGTTTGTTTCCTGGATTAAAGGAGATAAAATTGTCCTCGAGGCGAATAAAAACTATTGGGATGGTGCTCCTTACTTAGATAAGATAATATTTAGATCTATTCCAGATAATTCAGCAAGATTTATGGAACTTGAGGCAGGGACTGTAGATATTATTGATGGTATTAATCCAGAGGACGTGGAGAGGGTAAAACAAAATAAAAACTTACAACTCTTTATAAGGCCAAGTTTAAATGTATGCTATATTGCAATGAACATGGATAAGAAGCCCTTTGATGATATAAGGGTTAGGTTAGCTATAAATTATGCTATAGATAAAAAAGCAATTGTAGATGCTTATTATCCTAAAGGATTTGCCATGGTAGCAAAGAACCCTATTCCTCCTAGCTTATGGGGATATAATGATAAGATCCAAGATTACTCATATGATCCTGAGAAGGCTAAGAAGTTGTTAGCAGAGGCAGGATATCCTAATGGTTTCAAGACTACCTTATGGGCAATGCCTGTTAATAGGCCATACATCCCTCAACCAATGAAGGTAGCAGAAGCAGTACAGAGTTATTTAAAAGCCGTAGGTATTGATGCTGAAATCGTTACTTATGATTGGGGAACATATCTTCAAAAGACCGAGAATGGTGAACACGATATGGCTTTCTTAGGTTGGACAGGAGATAATGGTGATCCTGATAATTTCTTCTATGTCCTTTTAGATAAAGACAATGCGGTAAAAGGAAGTGCGGGTAATATTGCTTTTTATAGATCTGACGAATTACATGAAATACTTATTAAAGCTCAAACTATATCTAACCAAAAAGAAAGAGCTAAATTATACGAAAAGGCTTGTGAGATAGTCCATCGTGATGTTCCATGGGTAATATTGGCTCATACAATGCCACCTCTTGCTGGAAAAAAGACAGTTCATAATTATATTCCTCATGCAACAGGAAGTGAGCCGCTTAACAAAGTTTGGAAAGAATAA